One region of Pseudoalteromonas galatheae genomic DNA includes:
- a CDS encoding Mu transposase C-terminal domain-containing protein: MEFEDEFNFEEAPQKLAETAKAEEPNPQPRDLESLPKEVQDATLARLKYIKWLKQRLVGGWTQKNLAPLLAEMPEFLGQEKPKWRTVAGWHADYIKAEEDIHALIPKHHRKGNRQARTDTDKFFELALTRYLTREMPSVASAYQYYCDQIVLENEKVLGEPLKPLTYKAFKNRIDNLPQYEVMLARYGKRLADIEYNKVMSHKRPTRALERVEIDHTPLDLILLDDGLDVPLGRPTLTLLLDVYSHCVVGFYLGFQSPGYDAVRRAISHAMKPKSYLKSTYPEIVNEWTCCGKIETLVVDNGAEFWCQSLELACEEVGINISYNPVGKPWLKPFVEQFFKTINEMMLSPFPGKTFSNMLARHDYNPKKDAILRFGTFTMLFHKWIVDVYHQSADARFRYIPHEDWNKGFAALPPAQLTEQDTDKLDVVMCMAKEKTLRKRGIKNLHINYDSDELSLYRKRYSPKKSIKVKVKINPDDLSYVYVYLDALEHYIKVPSIDSEGYTMGLSLIRHKIHLKFHRDYIQGKVDLLGLAKARQFIDERVKEEARQLKNVGSKTKVTGTKAIARAQGVDNTQVKSIAKTPETKQVEPTAADTKPKKDDDNWDDFVSDLEAF; encoded by the coding sequence ATGGAGTTTGAAGACGAGTTTAACTTTGAGGAAGCACCGCAAAAGCTAGCTGAAACCGCTAAAGCGGAAGAGCCTAACCCTCAACCTCGTGATTTAGAGTCACTGCCCAAGGAAGTGCAAGATGCTACGCTTGCACGACTTAAATACATCAAGTGGCTAAAACAGCGCTTAGTAGGTGGTTGGACACAGAAAAACTTAGCACCACTACTGGCTGAAATGCCTGAATTCCTAGGGCAAGAAAAACCAAAGTGGCGCACGGTTGCTGGGTGGCACGCTGACTATATTAAAGCCGAAGAAGACATTCATGCTTTGATCCCAAAGCATCATCGCAAGGGCAACCGCCAAGCCCGCACCGACACAGACAAATTCTTTGAGCTAGCTCTAACTCGTTATTTAACCAGAGAAATGCCGTCCGTTGCGTCAGCATATCAATACTATTGCGACCAAATCGTTTTAGAGAATGAAAAAGTGTTAGGTGAGCCACTAAAACCACTTACCTATAAAGCGTTTAAAAACCGCATTGATAACTTGCCCCAGTATGAGGTGATGCTTGCACGTTATGGTAAACGCTTAGCCGACATTGAATACAACAAAGTGATGAGCCATAAAAGGCCCACTAGAGCACTTGAGCGTGTTGAAATAGACCATACACCACTGGACCTCATTCTATTGGACGATGGACTTGATGTGCCATTGGGAAGACCAACCTTAACCTTGCTCCTTGATGTTTATAGCCACTGCGTTGTTGGCTTTTACCTTGGTTTTCAGAGTCCTGGTTACGATGCTGTGCGCAGAGCGATAAGTCATGCGATGAAGCCTAAGAGCTATCTTAAAAGTACCTATCCAGAGATCGTAAATGAATGGACGTGTTGTGGAAAGATAGAAACTTTAGTGGTTGATAATGGTGCCGAATTTTGGTGTCAGTCATTAGAGCTTGCTTGTGAAGAGGTTGGGATAAATATTAGCTATAACCCGGTTGGCAAACCTTGGCTTAAGCCCTTCGTTGAGCAGTTTTTTAAAACCATTAACGAAATGATGCTTTCGCCATTTCCCGGTAAAACATTCTCAAACATGCTCGCGAGGCATGATTATAACCCGAAAAAAGATGCCATATTGCGTTTTGGCACCTTCACTATGTTGTTTCATAAGTGGATTGTTGATGTTTATCATCAATCAGCTGATGCGAGGTTTCGATACATCCCCCATGAAGACTGGAACAAAGGGTTTGCTGCACTGCCTCCTGCACAGTTAACGGAACAAGATACAGACAAGCTGGATGTTGTTATGTGCATGGCGAAAGAGAAAACATTGCGCAAAAGAGGCATTAAGAATCTACATATTAACTACGACAGTGACGAACTCTCTTTATACCGTAAGCGATACAGCCCCAAAAAGAGCATAAAGGTTAAGGTTAAAATAAACCCAGATGATCTGTCGTATGTATACGTCTACCTAGATGCGTTAGAGCACTATATAAAAGTGCCAAGCATTGATTCAGAGGGCTATACAATGGGTTTGTCTCTGATCAGGCATAAAATCCATCTTAAGTTTCACAGAGACTATATTCAGGGCAAAGTAGATCTATTGGGGCTTGCCAAGGCGCGGCAATTTATTGATGAGCGAGTGAAAGAAGAAGCCCGGCAGCTTAAAAACGTAGGGTCAAAAACCAAAGTCACTGGCACCAAAGCAATTGCTAGAGCGCAGGGCGTAGATAATACTCAAGTCAAATCTATTGCTAAAACGCCTGAAACAAAGCAAGTCGAGCCAACCGCCGCTGACACTAAGCCTAAAAAAGACGATGATAACTGGGATGACTTTGTCTCAGATCTTGAGGCATTTTAG
- a CDS encoding GNAT family N-acetyltransferase produces the protein MWPTDKPLIGQHVTLEPLSTTHINALQQAVKDGEAWKLWYANVPNPDDMERYVNTAISQASEGNLAYAVRLNSSNEIVGTTRYYNADIANRRAMLGYTWYSDKVRRTAVNTECKFLLLQQLFEDFDAIAVEFRTHFFNHASRSAIERLGAKLDGVLRNHQIGKNGELRDTVVYSIIASEWPTVKQHLLSKLDRE, from the coding sequence ATGTGGCCAACTGATAAACCACTGATAGGACAACATGTCACCCTTGAACCATTATCAACAACACATATTAATGCGCTGCAACAAGCAGTAAAAGATGGTGAAGCTTGGAAGCTTTGGTATGCCAATGTTCCCAATCCAGACGATATGGAACGCTATGTTAACACTGCGATAAGTCAAGCATCTGAAGGCAACCTTGCCTATGCGGTAAGGCTAAATAGCAGCAACGAAATCGTGGGAACCACCCGCTATTACAATGCAGATATAGCCAACCGCCGTGCCATGCTAGGCTATACGTGGTACAGCGATAAAGTGCGTCGAACAGCGGTTAACACGGAGTGTAAGTTTTTGCTGCTACAGCAACTTTTTGAAGATTTTGACGCCATTGCCGTAGAGTTTAGAACCCATTTTTTTAATCATGCTTCTCGAAGTGCCATTGAGCGGCTTGGCGCTAAGCTCGATGGTGTCTTGCGTAACCACCAGATTGGTAAAAACGGCGAGCTAAGAGACACCGTTGTGTATTCGATTATCGCCTCAGAATGGCCCACCGTTAAGCAGCATTTATTGAGCAAGCTCGACAGGGAGTAA
- a CDS encoding patatin-like phospholipase family protein, protein MRKHRTSDKKIALLLTGGGARAAYQVGVLKALAQSMPRTSPLPFEIITGTSAGAINSAGIACYASCFHLAVKKVEYIWKNFSTDMVYKSSFTGAYGHLFANMMRSFQAQYLNQPPASLLNNSPLRKLLANVLDLNRIDHNLHRHYLDAIAITVSSYSTGKSVAFYQANNAEPWQRSKREGVPGTISLDLLMASSAIPMVFPSVRVKHHYYGDGSIHQLSPLSPAIHLGADKIFVIGVEQPKLPQPLGYEPHFPGMSVVAGHLLDSVFSDTLNSDIERLDRVNRTVSLLPAREKHKELRRVDHMLIKPTVNFNEVADHYYEDMPLAIKLLLRTMGVKKHSPSSLTSYLLFERTYTQKLIELGFEDGMNRLDEMREFLELK, encoded by the coding sequence TTGAGAAAGCACAGAACGAGTGATAAAAAAATTGCCTTACTACTGACTGGAGGTGGTGCAAGGGCCGCTTATCAAGTTGGGGTATTAAAGGCGCTTGCGCAAAGTATGCCTCGTACTTCTCCCCTCCCCTTTGAAATCATTACTGGCACCTCTGCCGGCGCAATTAACTCGGCAGGGATTGCCTGTTACGCCTCTTGCTTTCACCTTGCGGTGAAAAAAGTGGAATATATTTGGAAGAACTTTAGCACCGATATGGTGTACAAAAGCTCGTTTACCGGTGCATACGGCCATTTATTTGCCAATATGATGCGCAGCTTTCAAGCGCAGTATCTTAATCAGCCACCAGCCAGCTTGTTAAATAACTCGCCACTTCGAAAGCTGCTGGCTAATGTGCTTGATTTAAATCGCATCGATCACAATCTACACCGCCATTATCTTGATGCCATCGCGATTACGGTTTCGAGCTATTCTACTGGTAAGTCTGTGGCGTTTTATCAGGCGAACAATGCTGAGCCTTGGCAGCGCTCAAAGCGCGAAGGTGTTCCGGGCACGATTTCGCTCGACTTACTCATGGCGAGTTCGGCTATACCAATGGTGTTTCCAAGCGTGCGCGTTAAGCATCATTACTATGGTGATGGCTCTATCCACCAGCTCTCCCCGCTAAGCCCTGCCATTCATTTAGGTGCGGATAAAATCTTTGTGATCGGTGTTGAGCAGCCTAAACTACCACAGCCGCTCGGTTATGAGCCGCATTTTCCGGGAATGTCTGTGGTCGCCGGTCACCTACTAGACAGTGTGTTTAGCGATACCTTAAATTCAGACATCGAACGGCTCGATCGCGTCAATCGCACGGTAAGTTTGCTACCGGCCAGAGAAAAGCACAAAGAGCTTAGGCGAGTAGATCATATGCTCATCAAGCCAACGGTTAATTTTAATGAAGTCGCAGATCATTATTACGAAGATATGCCATTGGCAATCAAGCTGTTGCTCAGAACCATGGGGGTTAAAAAGCATTCTCCGTCGAGTTTAACGAGTTACTTGCTGTTTGAGCGTACTTATACACAAAAACTCATCGAGCTTGGGTTTGAAGACGGCATGAACCGCTTGGACGAAATGAGAGAGTTTTTGGAACTCAAGTAA
- a CDS encoding GGDEF domain-containing protein, with the protein MENVHILTQRLPTRGDYLPFNSEQYSTQGGEHYARLVDKLQTTLNINELLTIYAEHVARISKISGLQFHCSLGVFQMKDCDSQFPASTFDLELEKEHLGQLVYFSEFPFSEAIKAKLSKLHACLIYPMRNALMYNRVLQLATKDSLTGLYNRSQFTDNLEEKLERCRRQHRNFSLMLLDLDNFKQVNDVHGHKAGDEVLVEFARILQTSTRATDSVFRFGGDEFAILIDDPAFTTNKVIAERIMETVRKSSMLAKYTVTTSIGFTLASSHDTADNIFARSDSGLYRAKAAGRNCARAV; encoded by the coding sequence ATGGAAAACGTCCATATTTTGACACAGAGGTTGCCGACCAGAGGCGATTACTTGCCGTTCAATTCTGAACAGTATAGTACGCAAGGCGGTGAACACTACGCACGATTAGTCGACAAACTTCAGACAACGCTCAACATTAATGAGCTGTTGACTATTTACGCGGAGCATGTGGCAAGAATTTCAAAAATTTCGGGACTTCAGTTCCATTGCAGCCTTGGTGTCTTTCAAATGAAGGACTGCGATAGCCAATTTCCAGCCAGTACGTTTGATCTTGAGCTCGAAAAAGAGCACTTAGGCCAGTTGGTGTATTTCAGTGAGTTTCCTTTTAGTGAAGCGATCAAGGCGAAACTATCAAAGTTACACGCTTGTTTAATTTACCCAATGCGTAATGCCTTGATGTACAACCGTGTATTGCAATTAGCAACCAAGGACTCACTAACTGGACTTTATAATCGCAGTCAATTTACTGACAATTTAGAAGAAAAGCTCGAGCGTTGTCGTCGTCAACATCGTAATTTTAGCCTAATGCTTTTAGATTTAGATAACTTTAAACAAGTGAACGATGTTCATGGTCATAAAGCTGGTGATGAAGTATTGGTTGAATTTGCGCGCATTTTGCAAACCTCAACGCGTGCGACAGACTCGGTATTTCGGTTCGGTGGCGATGAGTTTGCCATTTTGATTGACGATCCTGCGTTTACCACCAACAAAGTAATTGCAGAGAGAATAATGGAAACCGTAAGAAAATCGAGCATGTTGGCTAAATACACGGTGACCACAAGCATAGGCTTTACACTGGCATCGAGCCATGACACTGCTGACAATATATTTGCTCGTTCGGATAGCGGCCTATACCGCGCCAAAGCAGCCGGACGAAACTGCGCTCGCGCAGTATAA
- a CDS encoding TnsA endonuclease N-terminal domain-containing protein: MIRRKLKHSRVKNLYKFASQKNKATCLVESSLEFDACFHFEYSREIKTFEAQPLGFEYEFDDRTCRYTPDFLITHHKKPQKYIEIKPYSKVANPEFRARFVQKQLVAKEQIGIELILVTDKQIRVYPTLDNLKLLHRYSGFQSLTDLQLSIIQLLNQWRKLTIQDLVMTLKASIGEVLASVYRLLSLGSVNSDLNTELTLESVIWADGV; this comes from the coding sequence ATGATCAGGCGTAAACTCAAACATTCCAGAGTCAAAAATCTATATAAGTTTGCAAGTCAAAAGAACAAAGCCACTTGCTTAGTTGAATCATCCTTAGAGTTCGATGCGTGCTTTCACTTTGAATACTCTCGCGAAATTAAAACCTTTGAAGCACAACCATTAGGGTTTGAGTATGAGTTTGACGATAGAACTTGCCGCTACACGCCTGATTTTTTGATAACGCACCATAAAAAGCCGCAAAAATATATAGAAATTAAGCCTTACAGTAAAGTCGCAAACCCTGAATTTAGAGCACGCTTTGTGCAAAAACAGTTGGTTGCCAAAGAACAAATAGGCATTGAACTGATATTAGTCACTGATAAACAAATTCGTGTTTACCCAACCTTAGATAATTTAAAGTTGCTTCATCGTTACTCTGGCTTTCAGTCTTTAACCGATCTTCAGCTTTCCATTATTCAGTTACTTAATCAGTGGCGAAAACTAACCATTCAAGATTTGGTAATGACCCTAAAAGCCTCTATCGGTGAGGTGCTTGCCTCGGTATATCGTTTATTGTCTTTAGGTAGTGTTAATTCAGACTTAAACACAGAACTTACTTTAGAGTCGGTGATTTGGGCTGATGGAGTTTGA
- a CDS encoding monovalent cation:proton antiporter-2 (CPA2) family protein has translation MQSIFAQVFALLLCAVILVWSFKRIGLPPILAYLLTGVIAGSHGIGWMSDSQEIHFMAELGIVFLLFSLGLEFSVPKLMAMRNVVFGLGSLQVIVTTIIGMLVLRFMQYEWEGAFVIASLIALSSTAVVVKLLKELGMLNTRHGQLGIGILLFQDIAVVPLLIAFPLISSASNSELASALFFAFAKGAVVCLVLWAIGKWLLPRIFNEIALVRTDELFVLSTLVVALCAGSLTYAFGLSMALGAFLAGMMLGESQYRHQLEAEIRPFRDILMGLFFVTVGMQLNIPYVLDQFVYIVAALAAVLVIKVLIIVGVAQLMGERKKDAWGAGILIWQMGEFGFVLLALASKHQLLDQNAVSFLITLGVLSMALTPYLISKTAYLLNILGIEKDWQPEAPSGYNAADLKNHVVIFGYARVGQTIARFLRPEAIPYIAVERNPQIVQDAQIAGEPVLFGHAAQKTLLKSANIDKARLVIITFDDFEQTQVVVDAIRRRTHEVKILVRMKDDSYMEQLKAMGVAEVVPETLEASLMLVSHVLYMSGVPMRRIFRRVSKERENRYPYLHGFFAGDSSDLHEVTGERLEYLHAIALPDNAFAVNKSIAELELKVKRVDITALRRDGEEIAQPDEQTVLRVNDVLLLKGKPRRVERAEQFLLDGLP, from the coding sequence TTGCAAAGTATCTTCGCGCAGGTTTTTGCCTTGCTATTATGTGCAGTGATTTTAGTCTGGTCCTTTAAGCGGATTGGCTTACCGCCTATTTTGGCTTATTTGCTCACTGGAGTAATTGCGGGCAGCCACGGCATTGGATGGATGAGTGACAGCCAAGAAATTCACTTTATGGCCGAGCTTGGGATAGTATTCTTGCTGTTCAGTTTAGGACTTGAATTTTCCGTGCCAAAATTAATGGCGATGCGAAACGTGGTATTCGGGCTGGGGAGTTTACAGGTCATTGTGACCACGATTATCGGTATGCTAGTGTTGCGTTTTATGCAATATGAGTGGGAGGGGGCATTTGTGATTGCGAGCCTCATTGCACTCTCTTCTACGGCGGTGGTGGTCAAGCTATTAAAAGAACTAGGGATGCTCAATACACGTCATGGTCAGCTTGGTATCGGTATATTGTTATTCCAAGATATTGCCGTTGTGCCGCTGCTTATCGCATTTCCGCTTATTTCCTCTGCGAGTAACTCAGAGCTGGCATCGGCGCTGTTTTTTGCGTTTGCAAAGGGTGCGGTCGTGTGTCTTGTCTTATGGGCAATAGGTAAGTGGTTACTACCAAGAATATTTAATGAAATCGCATTGGTGAGAACAGACGAGCTCTTTGTTTTGTCTACCTTGGTCGTTGCTCTTTGCGCGGGCTCGCTCACTTACGCGTTTGGACTCTCAATGGCACTCGGTGCATTTTTAGCGGGCATGATGTTAGGAGAAAGCCAATATCGACATCAGCTTGAGGCAGAAATTAGACCATTTAGAGATATTTTAATGGGGCTCTTTTTTGTCACAGTGGGTATGCAGCTAAATATTCCTTATGTGCTTGACCAGTTTGTTTATATTGTTGCAGCACTTGCTGCTGTACTTGTGATCAAAGTGTTGATCATCGTTGGCGTTGCGCAGTTAATGGGTGAGCGTAAAAAAGACGCTTGGGGCGCTGGTATTTTGATCTGGCAAATGGGGGAGTTTGGCTTTGTATTACTCGCGCTTGCCAGTAAGCATCAGTTGTTGGATCAAAATGCAGTGTCGTTTTTGATTACCCTTGGCGTGTTGTCTATGGCGCTAACACCTTATCTCATTAGTAAAACTGCTTATCTCCTCAATATCTTGGGGATTGAAAAAGACTGGCAACCGGAAGCTCCAAGTGGTTATAACGCAGCTGATTTAAAAAATCATGTTGTAATTTTCGGTTATGCGCGTGTTGGTCAAACCATTGCACGATTTTTACGTCCAGAGGCTATTCCTTATATTGCGGTAGAGCGTAACCCGCAAATTGTACAAGACGCGCAAATTGCGGGTGAGCCTGTGTTATTTGGTCATGCGGCACAAAAAACGCTGTTAAAATCAGCAAATATTGATAAAGCGCGCTTGGTTATTATTACTTTTGATGATTTTGAACAAACGCAAGTAGTTGTTGATGCCATTCGTCGGCGCACCCACGAAGTGAAGATCTTGGTACGAATGAAAGATGACAGCTATATGGAGCAGTTAAAAGCCATGGGGGTCGCAGAAGTTGTGCCAGAAACTTTAGAGGCAAGTTTGATGTTAGTTTCTCATGTGCTGTACATGTCTGGCGTGCCAATGCGCAGGATTTTTCGTCGCGTCAGTAAAGAGCGAGAAAATCGTTATCCGTATTTACATGGTTTTTTTGCTGGAGACAGCAGTGATCTGCATGAAGTCACTGGCGAGCGATTAGAGTATTTGCATGCCATTGCTTTACCTGACAATGCGTTTGCTGTTAACAAGTCAATTGCTGAGCTTGAACTCAAGGTCAAGCGCGTTGATATTACTGCACTAAGACGCGACGGCGAAGAAATTGCTCAGCCAGATGAGCAAACCGTTTTACGCGTTAATGATGTTTTACTCTTAAAGGGGAAACCTCGCCGCGTTGAACGTGCGGAGCAGTTTTTACTCGATGGCCTACCGTAA
- the accA gene encoding acetyl-CoA carboxylase carboxyl transferase subunit alpha encodes MSLNYLEFELPIAELEAKIKELQNVSRSGDLDLSLEEEISRLKDKNVELTKKIFDDLGAWQVSQLARHPLRPYTRDYIERIFTEFDEFAGDRTFANDPAILGGVARLDDKPVMIIGQQKGRDTAEKIKRNFGMPKPEGYRKALRLMEMAERFKMPIITFIDTPGAYPGVGAEERGQSEAIARNLKVMAALKVPTICTVIGEGGSGGALAIGVGDRVNMLQYSTYSVISPEGCASILWKSADKASLAAEAMGVSASRVKELDLINNIIEEPLGGAHRNYDAMAKNLKVQLKRDLADLEALGTEEMLDQRYKRLMSFGYC; translated from the coding sequence ATGAGCCTCAATTATCTTGAATTTGAACTTCCAATCGCTGAATTGGAAGCAAAGATCAAAGAATTACAAAACGTTAGCCGCTCTGGCGATTTAGATCTTAGCCTTGAAGAAGAGATCAGCCGCTTAAAAGACAAAAATGTTGAGCTAACCAAGAAAATTTTTGACGACTTGGGCGCTTGGCAAGTGTCTCAATTAGCGCGTCATCCGCTTCGTCCATATACTCGCGATTATATTGAACGCATTTTTACCGAGTTTGACGAGTTCGCGGGCGACCGTACTTTTGCTAACGATCCGGCTATTCTTGGTGGTGTTGCACGACTTGACGACAAGCCAGTAATGATTATCGGTCAGCAAAAAGGTCGTGATACGGCTGAAAAAATCAAGCGTAACTTTGGTATGCCAAAGCCAGAAGGTTACCGTAAAGCATTACGCTTAATGGAAATGGCTGAACGCTTTAAGATGCCAATCATCACCTTTATCGACACTCCGGGAGCCTATCCGGGCGTAGGCGCTGAAGAGCGCGGTCAAAGTGAAGCGATTGCACGTAATCTTAAGGTGATGGCGGCGCTCAAAGTACCAACCATTTGTACCGTAATTGGTGAAGGTGGCTCTGGTGGGGCATTAGCTATTGGAGTTGGTGACAGAGTGAACATGCTGCAATACAGCACCTATTCTGTAATTTCACCTGAAGGGTGTGCTTCGATTCTTTGGAAGAGTGCAGACAAAGCGTCACTTGCAGCAGAAGCTATGGGCGTATCAGCTTCTCGCGTAAAAGAGCTAGACCTTATCAATAACATCATCGAAGAGCCGCTAGGTGGCGCGCACCGCAACTACGATGCGATGGCGAAAAACCTGAAAGTTCAACTTAAGCGTGACTTGGCAGATCTTGAAGCGCTAGGCACCGAAGAGATGTTAGATCAGCGTTATAAGCGCCTGATGTCATTTGGTTATTGTTAA
- a CDS encoding DUF3014 domain-containing protein has protein sequence MSENHQEGNKRPSNSQLLFAAVVVLALIIVAVFVLAQKDTSSTENQKVKQDIVVPEQSETPLVNTARETPPEQVVEPEVTLPPQREQIEPEQVEPVEPEVTLPPLSQSDTEIKEAVSNYLSNQAVKLLADDDVIRRTVVYVDNLSKGKVAENHSPVVKPQDDFSVIDDDIIITDPNSYERYTPYVAMFDTMSTAQVVRLYAQYKPLFEEAYEEIGYEGDAFNGTLTDAIDELLATPIPDTALPLVKDSVTYKYAYAEWEQLSPAQKQFLRMGPENMKKVKKRLEEIKIALNK, from the coding sequence ATGTCAGAGAATCATCAAGAAGGTAATAAAAGACCTTCTAACAGCCAGTTGTTATTTGCCGCGGTAGTTGTACTAGCGTTGATTATTGTGGCTGTATTTGTGCTAGCACAAAAAGACACCTCATCGACGGAAAACCAAAAGGTAAAGCAAGATATTGTTGTGCCTGAACAATCAGAAACGCCACTGGTCAATACCGCAAGAGAAACACCACCTGAGCAAGTGGTTGAGCCTGAAGTAACCTTGCCACCGCAACGAGAGCAAATCGAGCCAGAGCAAGTAGAACCGGTTGAACCTGAAGTAACACTACCGCCGCTTTCACAAAGTGATACAGAAATTAAAGAAGCGGTATCGAATTATCTTTCTAATCAAGCGGTAAAATTGCTGGCAGACGATGACGTGATTCGCCGCACGGTAGTTTATGTAGATAACCTATCAAAGGGTAAAGTGGCAGAAAACCACTCACCAGTGGTGAAGCCGCAAGATGACTTTAGCGTAATTGATGACGACATTATTATTACCGATCCTAACAGCTACGAGCGTTACACACCTTATGTCGCTATGTTCGACACCATGAGTACCGCGCAAGTGGTTAGATTATACGCCCAATACAAACCTTTATTTGAAGAAGCATACGAAGAAATAGGCTACGAAGGAGATGCATTCAACGGCACGTTAACTGACGCAATCGACGAGTTGTTGGCAACACCCATTCCAGACACCGCATTGCCTTTGGTAAAAGACTCAGTTACCTATAAATATGCTTATGCAGAATGGGAGCAACTTTCTCCGGCGCAAAAACAGTTTTTAAGAATGGGTCCTGAAAACATGAAAAAAGTGAAAAAGCGCCTAGAAGAAATTAAAATTGCGTTGAACAAATAA
- the tilS gene encoding tRNA lysidine(34) synthetase TilS, with translation MINSQIYQQVESSLTVLSSSLDAKGLCIALSGGVDSVVLLHLCREYANKHNVALQAVYVNHGLSQHATQWQQFCQSLCETLNVPFIAKQVAITRKARTSLEAQAREARYQALDDAAKAGFAIVLGQHADDQVETFLLRLKRGSGLLGLGAMKATTQLPSGRDCIRPLLAVSRSDIEAFAQQFGLEHITDESNADDAFDRNFLRNQVIPLLTSRFNGFVGNTLRSIDILQRQQAIIDEVSEEDLKKCCCRTALNITALQQLSHARRDNVIRLWLSKQGIEMPSQKQLDEIVLQAFSSRQDSQLEIRFKQGAVRRYRDALYWVTETSQKHDIETVNLNELSGKSTPVSIQMGKGIRKPFLDEIVSIRYGRLKDKIKPQGKPGSNTLKHWLKDLHVPSWERDSIAVVYYNDTPVAVNGLFVSAEHAEDIGIIWVVKDD, from the coding sequence ATGATTAATAGTCAGATTTACCAACAAGTAGAGTCAAGTTTAACAGTATTGAGCTCCAGCCTTGACGCCAAAGGGTTGTGTATTGCTTTATCTGGCGGTGTGGATTCGGTTGTGTTGCTCCATCTTTGTCGAGAATATGCAAATAAGCATAACGTTGCACTCCAGGCGGTTTATGTTAATCATGGCTTGTCACAGCACGCTACGCAGTGGCAGCAATTTTGCCAATCACTTTGTGAAACACTTAATGTTCCCTTTATTGCAAAACAGGTTGCCATTACTCGGAAAGCCCGAACTAGCCTCGAAGCGCAAGCACGCGAAGCTCGCTATCAAGCGTTAGATGACGCGGCCAAAGCTGGTTTTGCAATCGTGCTTGGACAACATGCCGATGACCAAGTAGAAACTTTCTTACTGAGATTAAAGCGCGGCTCTGGGTTACTCGGGCTTGGAGCGATGAAAGCGACAACTCAGCTGCCATCTGGGCGTGATTGTATTCGTCCGTTACTTGCCGTTAGTCGCAGTGATATTGAAGCATTTGCACAGCAGTTTGGTCTTGAGCATATTACAGATGAGTCCAATGCAGACGATGCGTTTGATCGCAACTTTTTGCGCAATCAGGTGATCCCGTTACTTACCTCTCGATTCAATGGTTTTGTAGGTAACACACTGCGTAGTATTGATATTTTACAGCGCCAACAAGCCATAATTGATGAGGTGAGTGAAGAAGACTTAAAAAAATGCTGTTGTCGGACTGCGTTGAATATTACGGCACTACAGCAACTTTCGCATGCGAGAAGAGATAATGTCATCAGACTGTGGCTTTCAAAGCAGGGCATAGAGATGCCGAGTCAAAAACAGTTGGATGAAATCGTACTGCAGGCATTTTCATCACGCCAAGACAGTCAACTTGAAATTCGTTTTAAGCAAGGTGCAGTGAGGCGTTATCGTGATGCACTTTATTGGGTAACAGAAACTAGCCAAAAGCATGATATTGAGACCGTTAATCTCAACGAACTAAGCGGGAAAAGTACACCTGTTTCTATACAAATGGGGAAGGGGATCCGTAAACCTTTCTTGGACGAAATCGTTAGCATTCGCTACGGCAGACTTAAAGATAAAATCAAACCACAGGGCAAACCTGGCTCTAATACCTTGAAACATTGGCTAAAGGATTTGCACGTTCCAAGCTGGGAGCGTGATTCTATTGCGGTTGTCTATTACAATGATACTCCGGTTGCGGTGAACGGCCTGTTTGTGAGTGCCGAGCACGCTGAAGACATTGGCATTATTTGGGTAGTAAAAGATGACTGA